A genomic segment from Amphiura filiformis chromosome 10, Afil_fr2py, whole genome shotgun sequence encodes:
- the LOC140162967 gene encoding transmembrane protein 230-like gives MPTRMIADSSIKYVRMSKRDNEDYIDLQFKTRPPKVPWKSIIVAIIMFIMGSALLIVGALLVSGHIDTKYSDRFWPVIFLGVILFVPGFYHVRLALYAYKGYAGYSFDDIPDYDD, from the exons ATGCCTACCAGAATGATAGCTGATTCAAGCATCAAGTATGTGCGCATGAGTAAACGAGATAATGAGGACTACATTGATTTACAG TTCAAAACCAGACCACCCAAGGTCCCATGGAAATCTATTATCGTTGCtatcatcatgttcatcatgGGCTCAGCCCTACTCATCGTCGGAGCCTTGCTTGTATCGGGTCACATCGACACCAAATACAGTGATAGATTTTGGCCGGTGATTTTCCTTGGAGTTATACTATTTGTGCCTGGATTCTATCATGTGAGACTGGCATTGTATGCTTACAAAGGCTATGCAGGGTACTCTTTCGATGATATACCCGATTATGATGACTAG